The genomic window CACAGAGTTTTTGAAAGTTTTGAAAAATCACAGAGTTCAGCGGTTTTTGAAAGCAATTTGCAGTGCAACTGCATCTTCAATATTAATTAAAATCATATAGAGGAAAAAACTTTCCAAGCCTGACTGATaccagtttcttttttttttccctgtggtcTTTTGAGCCTATTTTCTGTTATCGGGTAAAGACAAAACACTGTTTGTCTTTAAATTGCAGCTGATGTAACTGACTGTCCTATGTAAAATGGTGATCTGGCTAAACAGGGCAAGGGTTGCAATTTGCTTTACGCTTAAAATAATCACAAAATGTCTACCACACCAAAAGAAGCAGTCTTACTCCATTGCCCCACTGCCAACCCAAGGCACAGCTAGGCCAAAGGGGGTCAGTTTTGTGCTTTCCACATCACTGAACAAGTTTCCACTCTCACTGAATCCATTGTGTGGGGCAAGTCACTGTACAATTCCACATTTCCTCCTTCCCATCTCATAAACAAGAATAAGCCTGCTTTTAAAGTATTCACAGTCATTAAAGAACTACAGAGATGTTGTGTTTTTATTGATTATTTTGAAAATCACACTTTACAAGGTTACACCAAAAGCACACAGACCACTGAAAGAGGCTCTTTGGCTCAGATTTGGTTTTTGTTGAGGCAAGCAGCTGAACATGCCTCAGTGCAATCTATATAGGACTGCATGAGTGTTatgaaaaatggctttttttacATCATTAATGTATACTTAATGTTACAGCAAGGGTTTTACAGGAGATTTCAAATTCTGCATTCACCTTAAAATCAACAGAAGTAAAACAGGAATGCATGAAGTTCTCTCCTAACGAGTATAAGAATTTTCCTAATCCAAACCACAATTTCTATTCCAGCTgaaattttgtatttaataTATGAGGCTACTAGGAGGAAAACTAAGCTGCAAGGTGTATTTTTATGTGTCACCTGATAAACTGGATGAACAGAGGTGACATATTGATAAAAAAAGTCTGCAAACCAGACTGATCACACCCCAGGGTGCACACTTttccaaaacaaacacagaaacagaaaattgtGAAAATAAAAGTATGGGAGATTACTGCCTGCTTTCTTAGTGTGATATATTATTTCTTGCTTAGTACAGCATTGCCCAGCTGATCTAACAGGTCACATATCCAAGCAGAATTGAACTCTTAATGTTAATACAACTCTTTCCAAACTGTTGCATGTATTACAAACCCATGCCAGGCAACCTTGCAGCAACGTTTGAATTGGAACAAGGCCAGGAGCTGCTACCACAGCATCTCACAAAAAGTTTGTAAATCCTTGACCATGTGCATTCTCTAAAATTACAGCTAGAATCACTAAAATGCTTGATATTCACCTATTTGTGTAGTTCGGCTGAAAGTATTGTTTGTTGTAAAATCAGGAAGTAtttattttgataattttttttcttccttgcatAACTttacatactttttttttgcatctaCTAGAAGTTAAAGTTTTGTTTATTAACTTAGAAGTGAAACAATTCATCACCTTTTAAGCATAGGGCTGTAAAATTATCAGTGGTTTCAAATGAGAACTGACTCCTCCAAagtattttggattttttttcaaatgtagtTGCTTAACTTTCTGTATGAAAATGTGCTAAGAcaatgagtttaaaaaaatgaaacaaaacaaaatgctaAGTAAAGATATGTTGAAATCTAAACAGGTAAAATGAGAGCAGTTCTAACCTATGCAAGATCCTGGAGGTCTGGAAAAGTTTCTGCTTTTGTTCCAACGACCATTGATTAGGGTGGAGTTTTCATCTCTTCTCCATTATTTATCTGTCAGACTAATTTGGTTTTGCTTCTCAGTTTCTGAAAACTACCTGGAATGAGCTTCTGTGTACAATCCTAGACAGATTCCTGGAATAAGATGATAGTGAAAACTTTTTGGAGTCTTATCAACTGTGACTTGCCATGTTTGTACTGTCATTTACAGGCTGATAGACCTTAGCCATTACTGGCAATTGATGAAAGCAACCACCCTGGTAAAACCTTTGAGGTCTTCCCAAAGATTTACTTCCTGTATCCCAAGTCTATCTTCTCTTTATCCACAAAAAAGtgttatttcaattattttgcCTGAAAATGCTAAGGCAGAAAAATcaggggcaggaggaagggTGTAAGTAGAAAACTATTGAAGATTTAGCAAAAAATCTTCTgctaaaaaaggggaaattacCCTGTTGCACAAAAGTATTTTTCACTTGCTTTTGTAGCAACAGGCTGGGGAAAAATGTTCTGCTTAGGGCTCTTCCCAGCTCACTGGTTCCACAATGCTGTTTGGGCTCTTACTGTATATTCTGTACCACAGCAGCCTAAgataaaaagaaagatgaataGACAGTTGCAGATTAAAGGGACGGAAACAAGTAACAAGGGAAAAGGGAACTGTTCCTCTTGTACTGGAAAGCAAGATAACAGCTGGAGAGACAGGCAggggaaagcagaaaaatgctCCTGTTCTTTCCACTGACAGGAGACAGAGATTTCCAAAATATCCAGCCACTGAAAACCCTTTCCTTCATGGAAACCAAAAACATCTTCCTTTGCATGACATCCCCACCACATCCAGTAAAGTAATTTATTCATACCTTAGTCATGTCAAAACTACAGTAAAGAATACTTAATGCAAAATAAGTGACAGGCTTACTGAGATCTTTTATCCCCCACCTAATCACACAAGATTTACAATCTTGTAATTGTACAAGATTGCAATCTTGTGATCTTACAAGATTCACTCAGGAAGACACCTGAGTGAATTTACTTTTGCTTCATAAAGTTTTCCTCCTAAATGTTATTAAACTATTACAAGAAGAAAATGTGGACCTAGTGTATGGACAGTGCTGGTTTCCAAATGCAATCAAATCTGTTTGTGTAGATGTAGAAAAGATGCTGCATTAGCATAGAATGTTTCTTTCATTCAGAAAACTGTCATACTGcaaatttacattttctttatttattaaaacatACTGTCCCCACCACTTACACAAAAATAAATAccaaatttaggaaaaaattcttgaCATAATACAGCTCAATAGAGCAAGAATTTATTCTAGAATGTGAATATTGGTAATACTAGTTATTATAATTTTCCTTTCAGGACACAGTTCTTCTGTCAGTCAAGCATCTGAGAAATTGATGGGAATTGTGTCTTTACAATGGAAGACATTCTGGTATACCagtgatttaaaaagaaaactggacTTGCTTTAATACCATGCTTATAAAaaatactggatttttttttttttgtttttgtttgtggaAATGTATTGACTAACTAAAGTAGGATTCTGTATCTTCTATAAATAGAACATCATTATCAAGATACTCCAGAATTATATTTCCTCCATTGTACAGTGGACAGTCTTTATCAGATAGCCATGTTTCCAGTGTGTGCTCAAATGGCAAGGCTTCTCCAGAGGCAGTATGGCATAATCTCAGTTTCTGTAAGACAAATAGGACAGAAATTAACACCAAGATTTGCCTATCCAAGATGAAAGAAGTGGGGTGGGAGAGGCACAAAAGgctaaaaagaaaactaaaaccAAAGTGCAACAACCTGGAAAATGTTTGTTATTGCTGACTTACCTGGGATGTTGATTTGTTGTTGTCATTTTTAAGGCTTGCTAAGGAAGCTGCAAAATCTACTACTTTGCCAATACTCCACTTACTGCAAAAGAACATgggtttgcttttctctttgttCCCTTTTGGTAAAAATACTTGAAAGTAAATTCTTTCTGTCtagaaaaacatgaaaaataagaCAAACATTAAAACAATTGATAAAGACACAATGCCAGGGCCTCACACAGGAGGTCACCTTTTCTGGGGACCAAATTGATTGTGGGTAGGAAATAAGCCCCCTGGTTCACTTGGCAAATTAATTATATTGGACTTCTCCCTTGAACACCCGAGGGGTGGTGTTACATCCTTAATGGAGATAAAATAAGGAAGGCTTAGGGAAAACTTTTGTTTGTGGTAAAGCTGATGGTCTTACCACTCTGGCAGGATTTCATCAACAGTTTGCTGACACTCTCATGCCCTCTACTGTGCAGTCTCATGCTCTCTACAATGACATTCAttaaacagaaggaaaaaatccaggaatCCTAGGACAATCATGGAGTTTCCTGGGTGTTCCACCTGTCCTCAAAGTAATAGTGCAGTCAAGAAATGGAATGGTCCACTAAAATGAGCTCTAGGGCAAAGTTTCCTTATAGGAAAATGAGGTAAAGCCCTACTTAAAGCTGTTTGATGTTTAAAATAACCAGTAGACACCCACCAGATGCCCAGTAGAAGAAGCTCATTTTCCTGCTTTCCAACAGTAAAATGTCTAATAAACCCCCTAGTGTCAGATCTTCTCTTTTTTCAGGGTGACAATGTTCTTATTAACTACTTTATGAAGTTTAAAATACCAGTCTGTCCCTTTACTAACTCCCAAAGCAAAGGGCACATGATAAACTGTTTCTAGATGAGGACTCCATTTACTTTCACAGAGGTTTGGATAATTCCCAGGAATGGGCAATTTCTTATCATTTCAGGAAATGAGTGAAACTTGGGACTTTTTGGCCTGAACAAACCTGGAGTATGCCCAAGAAATAATCACTTTACCTTTGTAGAAATCTCAGCTGTAAAAAGATTATCACAGTACCCACTGTATTGTACTGAAGGTTATCTGTACCTCCTTCCTCCCTGTTTCATGAATGGGATGATAATTGTGCTATGCAGTTTATGAAAATCATTTCTCACATGGATTTTTACACATACAAATGGTTTTTGTTTATACAACACACTCAATCTTCAGGTGCTAATTCTGGGTGAGTAGCTGAATCTGCACCTGAAACATCTTGGTACCAATCTAAGTTGGCATACTCATTCCTCTACACTCTCAAAATTAGCAAACTCAAATGTTTAAGGCACATTCTTATGATAAGACATTATCCACTGCAATGCCCCAACATGTGAATTCGGTCTTGGTGGGGAAACCAAGCAATTACATGTTTCAGGGCTAGATGATCTGAAATTTTGATATTGCTAGCCAAGTATTAAGATTTGACACTACCTACAAAAAGGGCCCAGGTGATAAGGAACCACAAGCTAAGATGTGCTATAAAATTCTGTGCTGCACTACTTACAAAATTGTGCTACAGTGATTCTGTAAGTCCTGTTCTAGTCTAATAATGAAATTCTATGCTCTGCTGATCATCAAATTCTGCTAAAATAACACGATTTAATAAACTTAGTGCTGTCATCTTTCTGCCAAGAATCCCCATAAGACCCTGTTTGTCCCTGCTGTGCTATGTGACAGCCATGCGGCAGGCAAACACATTTTTGCTATGAAGTAATAGAATTTGATTCCACTGCTCCAAACTCCACACAGACATCTTATAACAGACTTAAGACTAGTGAGGTTGCTTTTGGGTACCAGGCTGAAATGTACATTTAAGGGGTTGTggtcttgaaaaattaaatccaaaaCCAAGGAACCGAGGAAACTCGATGAAGATCAAACAATTTAGCAATCTTTCCAGTTCCTTTGAGAATTCAATTATTGAAAACAAACATCACTGACCTGAGGCAAGGACTTGTCCCCACATGCGTGCATTTTCAGTTTCATTAATGCCACTTTTGCTGCTGTCTCACTGTTTTTTGCTCCTTTGCgttttttgcttttcacttCGTCACTCTTCTTAGAATCTGAGAACAATATTATTCCTGTTAGTGTCATCATTCTGACTGTTCCCTGAGCATTTACATGACATAGATCTTACTCATTGTATTGCCAAGGATCCCATCCCTTTTTATGTCTGTTCATATTTTGTATTTCCCAAAGTCATGTATCAGCATTTTTAGTTCTAGCAGAATTACTTTCCATTGAAAGGTAGATGAACACTATCACCATGTAAACACAGGCTGCAAAAGCCAAATAGATACAAATTCTGGAGCTTCTACATCTGTGGCCATCACAGCATTCATATGGCAACATTTCAGGTCCTCCTTTCTACACATAACCCTACTGtccagctgggcagtgctgttTATTCTCTTTCCATCCTAGAGCTTGTTTAAAACCTGCAAAACATTACATGGTAGAATCACTTTTCTGGGTATCTTGATTGTGTGGATGTATGTCAATCCCAGTAGACTGACACACACATCCAACACAACTGCATTATTTGCACATGGATTAatatgtaaataataataatggctAGGTACAATTCATTATAGTATAGTACTTGTAGAATGACAACAAGACAATAATTCCGAAAGAACCTGTGctctattttttctttagatTCTTCTTGTACTGTTGTTCTTGCTCAGTTTAGATGAACAGTATCAAATGTTGACATGTAAGTTTAGGGCTATATAACCAAGGAACTCCCATCCTTTCTTCTTATTTGGTCAAACCTGACCCCTTAAAAGAGGTCAGAAACTCAAATagtattctgaaaaaaaaaaaaagaaaaagaatatataTGCCTCTGTACTTGCCTATAATATGCTGAACAAGCTGCTGGGTGGCAGCCATTCGAGGTTTTGGTGTGTCCAGCTTCTCACATTCATGGTCTGATTGATGACGATGTCTATAAGCAACAAAGTAAAACTTCTGTTGCATTTTCCATGCATTATTGAATGAATATTGATGTTTAAACAGTCTGTTCCACTCACCTGagacaaaaatgtttttcacagTAAGGACATAACACTGGCAAAAGCTCCTTTCCACTGCAGTCCTTGTATGAGCATGGGTAAGATCTGTGCTGATCAGGTTTCACAGAACTGTTTCTTACATTCACCTAGGAGTAAgtacaaaatattttgtgtgaataaaCAGATACTACAGATATAAGTTACCAACCCAGCTTTCTCAAAGATCTGTGCTACCTCTCCATTCTATGGGCAAACCTGGTCCAGCTACTCTCTCCTACTTCTGCCCTGGTTATGTTTAGCTCAGAGGCTGAAAAAGAACTGTCATGCTACTCAAAGTCAATTTACTtctgagaggaagaaaaagagtagATTCATTTTTTTAAGTCCTTCACATTCTGAGTTAAATAATTCATACTTATATACCATGTGCATTCATCTAGTCTGAAAACACACAGCTAAGTTGCATGGAATTTTAATTTAAGGCTGTCATATATTATTAGATTACCTCAGAACACCCATGAGCATCCCGGCTCCTGTGCTGAAGGCTTtgtggaaaaagaagaaaatatcaCACTGTTATCAAcgttccaggaaaaaaaaaacttgcatGTGAAAACATCTAAGTGTTTAAAGAGTAATCTGACACATTTTATAAAGGAAAAACTTCAATTAGATAATGAATGTTTTCCAAAGTTTGTTCTATCCTATGCATTTCACTTCTTGAATGGACAGATCATATTCTTTCTCAGAATGTAAAACATTTAGCTTTTGGAACTGATGCTTCAAGATAAACAAACCATTTCAAGAGAATGAAGACATTAGCATGCTTAAGAGTTCAGTTCAAAGCAACCAGAGCTTGTCTGTTTTAATGGATTTTCAAATTTCTTCCATAATGGCAGAAATCCCTCAAAGGCTTCTGATACGTTAGAAGTGAAATCTGCCCCCAATCTCTGAGTTTCTCTCAGCTGCCCTCTGCTAATCTGAAGTGTAAATCAAAGTGCAGACCCTGATTTCAACCTTGCAAGAAACCTCAAAATTTTTTTCAAGAAGAAAACATAATCAGCCACCTCCTTGTGGAAGCCAGCAGATGGGGTGTTTTGCATTTTAGCAAAGCTTTTGACACTGTCAGAATGTTCTTCGGGACAAAAAGGTCCAGCACACAGCTAGACAAGTCTGTAGTACTATGGTTTGAGCTCAGAGAGTCACAGTTAATGCAATTGCTTCAATCTGGTGGACAGTGGAGTTAGCCAGGGCTCAATTTTAGTGCCAGTGCTCTTTAGTATTTTTATAAATGATCTGGATACATGTTATGGTTGCCAGCCATTCTAAACCAGGAAAAGCTGTCAACTCCCTTGAGGGTGGAGCAGTTACACAGAGAGATTCATGATAGACTAGAGAGCTGGGCAGTCACTAACTGTATGAAATTTAATGAGAGCAAGTACAGGATTCTTCACCTGGGATGAGGAAATCCTGGTGACCAAGTGTACAACATGAGGAAATGGAAAGAAGTTGTGTCATGGGAAGTTCAGGTTGAacattaggaaaaggttcttagagagggtggctgggcactgaacAGCCTCCCCAAGGAAGTGGTCATGGCACCAAGCCTGCTGGAGTTCAAGGACTGTCTGAATGACAGTTGTATGCTTTAGTCTTAGTCCTGCAAGGAGTAGGGAGATGGACTTGTTGACTCTTGTGGGACCCTTTCATTTTGAGgtactctgtgattctatgaactTACCAAAAGATGCCTGAACAGCCATCACatacaaaaggaagaaaatctgAAACGAAGAGATTTGTTTTCAGTTAAGACAACATGGTTGTTGTTTTGTTAATAGTTTCTAGCTTAATTTTCACATGATTAACTTTTGTTCACCAACATCACAGTGAGACCACTTAGAACACTATTTACTGAGAGTggattatttacatttttttttatgggCTGCCAACTGGAGGAGATGCTGGCTGTTTGGAAGGGAAAGCATCCCCTCCACTGGACAGTCATAATGATCCTGCCCCTTCTTCACATCATATCATACATACTCTGTCCTTGGGTGATTAAAATTGCACAGACTTCCTAAGCCTCTGTACACATCCTCTGCCTACCACATAAATTCTTACACATAAAATCACATCACTGTCTGCTGAACTCCACCACATCATTAATGGCAGCAAATGCCAGGTCCAGCCCACTACTCTGCTTCTCCATCCTTAGGATTTTATGCTGACAGACCACCCCACAACTGAACCACGCAGCTCAGGTCACAATCATCTCGATCCCTTCATCTCTGAGTGGTCCCTCAGAAAGTTTTCGGTACGGGCGGTTTGCTGCTTCTTTCTGAGAGGTTTCATTTCCAGTCACACTCTCCGAGATCACTGAAGGCACCAAGTGTGAGGAAGGGGCAAGCAGGCAGTTAACCACCCAGTGAAGCAACCCAGGTGACAGgcgctggcactgcagggctgcagcagcacagatgaTTCCCCGATCAGGGGGACATGCCTCACAACCCCGCACCGTCCCCGGCCCACCATCCCCGGCCCACCATCCCCGCCTCCGCCGGGACCCGCCGCGCCGTCCCTTACCGAGCTGGCGGCACTCGGGCACCCCGCAGTGCTGCCCCACCTCCAGCTCCGCCATGGCGGCGGCAGGCAGGAGGCGGAGAAGCGGCGGGGAGGGCGGGGCCGCGCTGCGGAGGGGCCGGCGGGacccgccccgggccgggccgaggcggggccgggggcggtgAGGACCCGCCCGCGCCGGGCTGAGCCTGATCCCGAGCCTGAGCGCGCCCCggcagctgggagctgcgggGGTGCTGGCAGGACCGGCTGCATCACCGGGCTCAGGGCAACCTGAGCAGCCCATGTTGGCCCAAGCCTCAGCCTTCAGTGGGCCCAGAGCCGCGGTTGGTGCTCCTCGGGCTgttccagggggaaaaaaggcataaTTTGTGTCTTATTGTGTCGCTATTTGGGACGTCCCTTGGGGCAGAGCCTTGTTCCCGGAGGCAGAGCGGAGGTAGCCCGACTTCCCGAAGCACGTGGTGCATTCTGCAACCTGTTGGTGCTACTGAGGTTTCCTTAGCGGCGCATCCACCACTTTTGTACAAAACCACATTCCTTCAGACTTCAGTGTTATGTTCCCAGTCCTGTACACGCCTGTGCCCGAGGGTGATGCTCTCCCGAAACACCTTCCTGCGGCATGTCTCCAATCCTGGGCTCCTCAATAGGAGACAcggagctcctggagagcatCCAGCAGAGAGGGACAGCATTTTTCAAGGGACTTGATTATCTCCCTTCGAAGGAAAGACTGAAGGCTCTTCAGCCTTGAGAAGAAGTGACTGGGAGAGAACATAACCAATGTCTATAGGCCTCTTATGGCAGAGTGCCAAGAGGCTGGGGCAGGTTCTTCTCCGTGGTGCCGAGCAATACGACGAGGCAACAAGCAGAAACCGATGCACAGGAATTTCCACCGGAATACGAGGAAGAACATTTTTATTGTGTGGATGACCATGCAAtcgaacaggttgcccagagatgtGCAGCCTCTCTCCCTGGAGATACTGAGCCGCCTGGAGCCCGCAATcttgtgccatgtgctctaggATCACCCTGcgtgagcagggaggttggaccagatgacccactgtgcATTCTGCCATTCTGTGACACGGGAAAAAAGTAGGGGGGAAGCACAAACTCGCAACCGCCTCCGcagcgccggcccggcccgggacCCTGCTGCTGTCCCGCGGAGCTCGCCGGCTCCTCCCGCCGCCCTGCCCGGCGCTGGCTGAGGGCAGCGGCAGCTCGGCCTCCGCGGAGCCGcccccgggcccgccccgccgccagGTGCGGTGCCGCCGCCCGTGGGCGAGGAAGTGCTGTCACGGCGTGTGCTGCGCAGGGAGGCTCCTGAGGACCGGGCTGGCCAGACCTTTCCGTCGGTGGGTGCCGAGCTGGGATCGCCGCCATGAGCAAGATCTCCAAGTTCTTCAAGGGGGGCGGCTCGGCCGGCTCCAAGGGCCGCGGGGGTCCCTCGCCGCAGGAGGCGCTGGCCCGGCTGCGGGAGACGGAGGAGATGCTCAGCAAGAAGCAGGAGTACCTGGAGACGCGGATCGAGCGGGAGCTGGCGGTAGCCCGGCAGCACGGCACCAAGAACAAGCGAGGTGAGTGCGGGCCGGGCCCCGCGCGATTGAATCCCTCCCGGGGCTGGAGCGCCCTGGCTACGGGGGGCACTCGGCTCTCGCCGGGGCTGCGGCTGGGCCGGGTCACCTGGCACCGCAGGTGTGCGGTGCGCTTCGGCCCTGGGCTCCGAGCAAGTATCACCACGCACCAGGCGGGATGGTGGTTGGGCATCGATTCGTGTTTAATGAGCTGTGGATTCATATAGCAGGATGGGGATTTGTTAATCCTCAAAAATTTATTGTCTGTGGTTTCCTGTGCGATTCTCCTGTTCGTGCTTTGTACCGCACGGTACTGGCTggatccacggagggcaaagtaCTGCTGCTCAGCAGGGGAGGGAATCGCTGTTTGGGGGCTCAGCATTGGCTGGGCAGGTGACGAACGAGATGAAGGATGTGTGGATCTCCTGTACATTCACGAATCAGTGCACATTATCCCCATTGCTGACAACTAAGCAACAAAGTGATTTGTCCAAATAATGTAAGAAGTATatataccaaaaaaaaagaatgatagCTTAGTGGCTACTGCTCTGGGACACTATTAGCTACAAAGGAGAGGATGCTAAGGGGTCAGAAAGCCTGGCTCCTGTGTATACTGATGTTGTCACCCCTGGGAAGCACATGATGGTAGTCAGTGTCTTGGGGATATACAGGCCTCAGAGAAACAAGTTAATTACTTCCTGAAGTCGCATGGAGGCCTGTTTGCCTGAgctgtattttaatttaaatacttAATAACAGAAGAAGAACATTTTGAATTAAAGATTTGTGATGTAACAAGAAAGTAGGTCTTTTGCCTGCTTGTTCTGTTACTCAGTAATTCATAAAATAATGCCCTGTAACTTTGAACTTGTGTGGAGCTGTGTGTTAGAGGTGTCCTGGTTAGCCCTCTAATGTATTTGTAATACTTTAGCATTTAATAATGCTTATTAGCAAAAGGCAGTCTAACTAAACTAACTTTTAGTTAAAATGGATTTAAAATTGCGGGTCGAGATGGGACAGATTTGAAGGCACAGGCGAGGGAGTAAAGTCAGTTGAGAGCTTGACTGAGCTGCTCAAGAGGATGGGAGCTGTTACAATTGTCCCAATTGTCACTTTCTACTCCCCTGGCT from Agelaius phoeniceus isolate bAgePho1 chromosome 1, bAgePho1.hap1, whole genome shotgun sequence includes these protein-coding regions:
- the ZFAND1 gene encoding AN1-type zinc finger protein 1; amino-acid sequence: MAELEVGQHCGVPECRQLDFLPFVCDGCSGIFCLQHRSRDAHGCSEVNVRNSSVKPDQHRSYPCSYKDCSGKELLPVLCPYCEKHFCLRHRHQSDHECEKLDTPKPRMAATQQLVQHIIDSKKSDEVKSKKRKGAKNSETAAKVALMKLKMHACGDKSLPQTERIYFQVFLPKGNKEKSKPMFFCSKWSIGKVVDFAASLASLKNDNNKSTSQKLRLCHTASGEALPFEHTLETWLSDKDCPLYNGGNIILEYLDNDVLFIEDTESYFS